A genome region from Mycolicibacterium litorale includes the following:
- a CDS encoding glutamate decarboxylase: MSRSHSRAQHVSPAYTGRLAMAPVPSLRLPDEAMDPQVAYRFIHDELMLDGSSRLNLATFVTTWMDPEAEKLMAETFDKNMIDKDEYPATAAIEQRCVCMVADLFHAEDLRDDDPSSAIGVSTIGSSEAVMLAGLALKWRWRQRLGGDAWKGRTPNLVMGSNVQVVWEKFCRYFDVEPRYLPMEEGRYVITPEQVLEQVDEDTIGVVAILGTTYTGELEPIGEICAALDKLAADGGVDVPVHVDAASGGFVVPFIHPDLVWDFRLPRVVSINVSGHKYGLTYPGIGFVVWRNAEQLPEELVFRVNYLGGDMPTFTLNFSRPGNQVVGQYYNFLRLGRGGYAQVMQCLSQTARWLGDELRDSEHFELISDGSAIPVVSFRLKGDPGYTEFDVSQTLRSYGWQVPAYTMPEGAEDVTVLRVVVREGFSADLARALRDDTITVLKHLDELKPGGHFDEVQPFAH, encoded by the coding sequence ATGTCGCGTTCGCACAGTCGCGCTCAGCATGTCTCGCCCGCCTACACCGGCCGGCTGGCGATGGCGCCGGTGCCGTCGCTTCGGCTGCCCGACGAGGCGATGGATCCCCAGGTGGCCTACCGGTTCATCCACGACGAGCTGATGCTCGACGGCAGCTCGCGGCTGAACCTGGCCACGTTCGTGACGACGTGGATGGATCCCGAGGCCGAGAAGCTGATGGCCGAGACGTTCGACAAGAACATGATCGACAAGGACGAGTATCCGGCGACCGCGGCCATCGAGCAGCGCTGCGTGTGCATGGTGGCCGACCTCTTCCACGCCGAGGATCTGCGCGACGACGACCCGTCCAGCGCGATCGGGGTGTCGACGATCGGGTCGAGCGAGGCCGTCATGCTGGCCGGGCTGGCGCTGAAGTGGCGGTGGCGCCAACGGCTGGGCGGCGATGCGTGGAAGGGCCGCACCCCCAACCTGGTGATGGGGTCGAACGTGCAGGTGGTGTGGGAGAAGTTCTGCCGGTACTTCGATGTCGAACCGCGGTATCTGCCCATGGAGGAGGGCCGGTACGTCATCACGCCGGAGCAGGTGCTCGAGCAGGTCGACGAGGACACGATCGGGGTGGTGGCGATTCTGGGCACCACCTACACCGGTGAGCTGGAGCCGATCGGCGAGATCTGCGCGGCGCTCGACAAGCTGGCCGCCGACGGCGGAGTCGACGTGCCGGTGCACGTCGACGCGGCCAGCGGTGGGTTCGTGGTGCCGTTCATCCACCCGGATCTGGTGTGGGACTTCCGGTTGCCGCGTGTGGTGTCGATCAACGTGAGCGGCCACAAGTACGGGCTGACCTACCCCGGTATCGGTTTCGTGGTGTGGCGCAACGCCGAACAGCTGCCCGAGGAGCTCGTGTTCCGGGTGAACTATCTCGGCGGTGACATGCCGACCTTCACGCTGAACTTCTCGCGGCCGGGCAATCAGGTGGTGGGGCAGTACTACAACTTCCTGCGGCTGGGCCGGGGCGGTTACGCCCAGGTCATGCAGTGCCTGTCGCAGACCGCCCGGTGGCTGGGCGACGAGCTGCGCGACAGTGAGCACTTCGAGCTGATCAGTGACGGCTCGGCGATCCCGGTGGTCAGCTTCCGGCTGAAGGGCGATCCCGGTTACACGGAGTTCGATGTCTCGCAGACGCTGCGCTCCTACGGGTGGCAGGTGCCCGCGTACACGATGCCGGAGGGCGCCGAAGACGTCACCGTGCTGAGGGTGGTGGTGCGCGAAGGATTCTCCGCGGACCTGGCCCGCGCGCTGCGTGACGACACGATCACCGTGCTCAAACACCTCGACGAGCTCAAGCCCGGCGGCCACTTCGACGAGGTACAGCCGTTCGCCCACTAG